From the uncultured Methanomethylovorans sp. genome, the window TACTGCATGAACATCCTCGGATGCTCCGACATACTGGATAAAACTGGTAAGTGCCGAGAACAGATACATTATAGCAATACCTGCCATGATCATGGTCTCAGGGCTTATCCCCCTGTATTGGGCAAGGCCGTAGACAGCAGCTGAGGCTATCATAGTAAAGAGAAATGCATTGCCTACTACAAGAGATCCGCTGCCGACAAAACCTGCTCCGAGGACAATGGCAAGGGATGCTCCGAAACTTGCAGCAGATGCTATTCCCAGAGTAAAGGGACTTGCAAGCGGGTTTCTCAGGATGCCCTGCATCACTGCACCTGCAAGTCCCAGGGATGCTCCTGCCAGAACGGCCATGAGCACGCGGGGAAGGCGGTATTCCCAGACGATCTTAGTAAACTCTGAATTAGCAGCTGGTCCTCCGATAATTGTTCTGTATACATCCGAAAGCCCTATGTCGTAAGAACCAAGGGTTACAGCAACACCTGCAATGAGAAATAAAAAACAGGACAATAAGGCAATGACTGTGAGCCTCTGTGCTGTCCTGCGGGTGTACCCTTCACGGATAGATCTTTCTTTCATCATTCCCGACCATCCGGATAGTAAAATGTTCCTGAATTCCAGATATCTTCGGTCGTGTGGGTGAAATTTGCAAGGTATTCATGATGAAGAGCAGTGGTATTTATATCAGAGAACCTGTCCGGATATAGCCAGGAAGCGACCTGTACAAGAGCTACAGGAGACGATGAACCATAAGCGAAAGAGGAACTTAGCACATATACTCTGTTGTCCTTTACTGCTGAAATAGTATCAAATCCCGGCATACTGGTGAAGTTGTTATGCAATGCGATTATCTCGTCCCTGCCTGTGGTCGTGTAGCCTCCTTTTGAGGACCAGATGAAGATTACGTCAGGATTCTGCTTGATCACCCACTCGTTCTCCACATCAGCATATTCCGTGATATACCCGCTGGCTACGTTCACTCCTCCGGCTGCGGTGGCAAGGTCATCCAATCCGGTCTCTTCTCCGTAAGCCCTTCGACCGAATGATTTTCCGCTTCCGGCTTCTGCATAGAACCGTACTCGTTGATCTTCTGGTATGTCTGCTATGCGTTCGCTGACCAGCTCGAAATATTTGTCATACCAAGCAAGATAATTGCTCATATTTTCTTCTTCGTTGAAGAGATGACCTATATTCTCCATCTCTTCGCGGTAGACATCCTCTTTGTAGAAGTCCATCCTCACTACAGGAATAGAGCCAGGAAGGTGGTTTTCAAGTTTTGCAGAATCAGGCCATGTGACATAGCTCAGGATAAGGTCCGGGTCTAATGCAAGAATTGCTTCGATATCGGGTTCTGTCCACTTCCCCACGCTGGGAAGAGCGCTCAGTTCGGGAAACTGCAGGATGTTCTCTTTCATGGTGTCGCCAACA encodes:
- a CDS encoding iron ABC transporter permease, producing the protein MMKERSIREGYTRRTAQRLTVIALLSCFLFLIAGVAVTLGSYDIGLSDVYRTIIGGPAANSEFTKIVWEYRLPRVLMAVLAGASLGLAGAVMQGILRNPLASPFTLGIASAASFGASLAIVLGAGFVGSGSLVVGNAFLFTMIASAAVYGLAQYRGISPETMIMAGIAIMYLFSALTSFIQYVGASEDVHAVVFWMLGSLGSSTWHTVKISAIVLIVTFPVFMYLARSLNTLSAGDETAKSLGVHVEMVRIAGMAGASLLTAAVICYTGTIGFIGLVAPHITRMVIGGDHRFLLPGTAVVGSLLLLGADSIGRTIMAPQIIPVGIMTSFLGVPFFIYLFLRRRNDYW
- a CDS encoding ABC transporter substrate-binding protein produces the protein MKISAFLIFCLLLISIAAASQASALEENDSEARYLLAQGILSHLHDETQANITLSDLHDAASLYPEYPRSINDSTGKTFVFYHPVQRIVILNNNAADAMTVIGADNLVVGVGDTMKENILQFPELSALPSVGKWTEPDIEAILALDPDLILSYVTWPDSAKLENHLPGSIPVVRMDFYKEDVYREEMENIGHLFNEEENMSNYLAWYDKYFELVSERIADIPEDQRVRFYAEAGSGKSFGRRAYGEETGLDDLATAAGGVNVASGYITEYADVENEWVIKQNPDVIFIWSSKGGYTTTGRDEIIALHNNFTSMPGFDTISAVKDNRVYVLSSSFAYGSSSPVALVQVASWLYPDRFSDINTTALHHEYLANFTHTTEDIWNSGTFYYPDGRE